Proteins from a single region of Kogia breviceps isolate mKogBre1 chromosome 5, mKogBre1 haplotype 1, whole genome shotgun sequence:
- the PSMD2 gene encoding 26S proteasome non-ATPase regulatory subunit 2, whose protein sequence is MEEGGREKVPLQPQQAPATSPGGGDEKPSVKERRDAGDKDKEQELSEEDKQLQDELEMLVERLGEKDTSLYRPALEELRRQIRSSTTSMTSVPKPLKFLRPHYGKLKEIYESMTPGENKRFAADIISVLAMTMSGERECLKYRLVGSQEELASWGHEYVRHLAGEVAKEWQELDDAEKTQREPLLTLVKEIVPYNMAHNAEHEACDLLMEIEQVDMLEKDIDENAYAKVCLYLTSCVNYVPEPENSALLRCALGVFRKFSRFPEALRLALMLNDMELVEDIFTSCKDVVVQKQMAFMLGRHGVFLELSEDVEEYEDLTEIMSNVQLNSNFLALARELDIMEPKVPDDIYKTHLENNRFGGSGSQVDSARMNLASSFVNGFVNAAFGQDKLLTDDGNKWLYKNKDHGMLSAAASLGMILLWDVDGGLTQIDKYLYSSEDYIKSGALLACGIVNSGVRNECDPALALLSDYVLHNSNTMRLGSIFGLGLAYAGSNREDVLTLLLPVMGDSKSSMEVAGVTALACGMIAVGSCNGDVTSTILQTIMEKSETELKDTYARWLPLGLGLNHLGKGEAIEAILAALEVVSEPFRSFANTLVDVCAYAGSGNVLKVQQLLHICSEHFDSKEKEEDKDKKEKKDKDKKEAPADMGAHQGVAVLGIALIAMGEEIGAEMALRTFGHLLRYGEPTLRRAVPLALALISVSNPRLNILDTLSKFSHDADPEVSYNSIFAMGMVGSGTNNARLAAMLRQLAQYHAKDPNNLFMVRLAQGLTHLGKGTLTLCPYHSDRQLMSQVAVAGLLTVLVSFLDVRNIILGKSHYVLYGLVAAMQPRMLVTFDEELRPLPVSVRVGQAVDVVGQAGKPKTITGFQTHTTPVLLAHGERAELATEEFLPVTPILEGFVILRKNPNYDL, encoded by the exons ATGGAGGAGGGTGGCCGCGAGAAGGTACCGCTGCAGCCCCAGCAGGCCCCAGCGACGTCCCCCGGCGGCGGGGATGAGAAGCCGAGCGTCAAGGAGCGGCGGGATGCCGGAGACAAGGACAAAGAGCAGGAGCTG TCTGAGGAGGACAAACAACTTCAGGATGAACTGGAGATGCTCGTGGAACGACTGGGG GAGAAGGACACGTCCCTGTACCGACCAGCCCTGGAGGAACTGCGGAGGCAGATTCGTTCTTCTACAACTTCCATGACTTCAGTGCCCAAACCTCTCAAATTTCTGCGTCCACACTATGGCAAACTGAAGGAGATCTATGAGAGCATGACCCCTGGGGAGAATAAG CGTTTTGCCGCTGACATCATCTCTGTTTTGGCCATGACCATGAGCGGGGAGCGTGAGTGCCTCAAATATCGTCTAGTGGGCTCCCAGGAGGAATTGGCATCATGGGGTCATGAGTATGTCAG GCATCTGGCAGGAGAGGTGGCTAAGGAGTGGCAGGAGCTGGATGATGCAGAGAAGACGCAGCGGGAGCCACTGCTGACCCTGGTGAAGGAGATTGTCCCCTACAACATGGCCCACAATGCAGAGCATGAGGCCTGCGACCTGCTTATGGAAATTGAGCAGGTGGATATGCTGGAGAAAGACATTGATGAGAATGCATATGCAAAGGTCTGCCTCTATCTCACCAG TTGTGTGAATTACGTGCCCGAGCCTGAGAACTCCGCCCTACTGCGTTGTGCCCTCGGTGTGTTCCGAAAGTTCAGTCGCTTCCCTGAAGCACTGAGATTGGCATTGATGCTCAATGACATGGAGCTGGTAGAAGATATTTTCACCTCCTGCAAGGATGT GGTTGTACAGAAGCAAATGGCATTCATGCTGGGCCGACATGGGGTGTTTTTGGAGCTGAGTGAAGATGTGGAGGAGTATGAGGACCTGACAGAGATCATGTCCAATGTGCAGCTCAACAGCAACTTCTTGGCTTTAGCTCGGGAG CTGGACATCATGGAACCCAAGGTGCCTGATGACATCTATAAAACCCACCTAGAGAACAACA GGTTTGGGGGCAGTGGCTCTCAGGTGGACTCTGCCCGCATGAACCTGGCCTCCTCTTTTGTGAACGGCTTTGTGAATGCAGCCTTTGGCCAGGACAAGCTGCTGACTGATGATGGCAACAAATGGCTTTACAAGAACAAGGATCATG GAATGTTGAGTGCAGCTGCATCCCTTGGCATGATTCTGCTGTGGGATGTGGATGGTGGCCTTACCCAGATTGACAAGTACCTGTACTCTTCTGAGGACTATATCAAG TCAGGAGCCCTCCTGGCATGTGGCATCGTGAACTCTGGTGTCCGAAATGAGTGTGACCCTGCTCTGGCACTCCTCTCAGACTATGTCCTCcacaacagtaacacaatgagACTTGGTTCCATCTTTGG GCTTGGCTTGGCCTATGCTGGCTCCAATCGCGAAGATGTTCTAACACTGCTGCTACCTGTGATGGGAGATTCCAAGTCCAGTATGGAG GTGGCAGGTGTGACAGCTCTAGCCTGTGGAATGATAGCAGTGGGATCCTGCAATGGTGATGTCACTTCCACTATCCTTCAGACCATCATGGAGAAGTCAGAGACTGAGCTCAAGGACACTTATGCCCGTTGGCTTCCTCTTGGACTGGGCCTCAACCACCTGG GGAAGGGAGAGGCCATTGAGGCCATCCTGGCCGCGCTAGAGGTTGTGTCAGAGCCATTCCGCAGTTTTGCCAACACACTGGTGGATGTGTGTGCTTATGcag GCTCTGGGAATGTACTGAAGGTGCAACAGCTGCTCCACATTTGCAGTGAACACTTTGACTccaaggaaaaggaggaagacaaagacaaaaaggaaaagaaggacaaGGACAAGAAGGAAGCCCCTGCCGACATGGGAGCACATCAG GGAGTAGCTGTGCTGGGGATTGCCCTTATTGCTATGGGGGAGGAGATTGGTGCAGAGATGGCTCTACGAACCTTTGGCCACCTG TTGAGATATGGGGAGCCTACACTCCGAAGGGCTGTGCCTTTAGCACTGGCCTTAATCTCTGTTTCAAATCCACGACTCAACATCTTGGATACTCTAAGTAAATTCTCTCATGATGCTGACCCAGAAGTTTCCTATAACTCCATCTTTGCCATGGGCATGGTGGGCAGTG GTACCAATAATGCCCGTCTGGCTGCGATGCTGCGCCAGTTAGCCCAGTATCATGCCAAGGACCCCAACAACCTCTTCATGGTGCGCTTGGCACAG ggcCTGACCCATTTAGGGAAGGGCACACTCACCCTCTGCCCCTACCACAGTGACCGGCAGCTTATGAGTCAAGTGGCCGTGGCTGGGCTGCTCACCGTGCTTGTCTCTTTCCTGGATGTCCGCAACA TCATCTTAGGCAAGTCGCACTATGTATTATATGGGCTGGTGGCTGCCATGCAGCCCCGAATGCTGGTCACATTCGATGAGGAGCTGCGGCCATTGCCAGTGTCTGTCCGTGTGGGCCAG GCAGTGGATGTGGTGGGCCAGGCCGGCAAGCCCAAGACCATCACAGGGTTCCAGACACACACAACCCCAGTATTGTTGGCTCACGGGGAGCGGGCAGAATTGGCCACTGAGGAGTTCCTTCCCGTCACCCCTATTCTAGAAGGTTTTGTTATCCTTCGGAAGAACCCGAACTATGATCTCTAA